In Musa acuminata AAA Group cultivar baxijiao chromosome BXJ2-8, Cavendish_Baxijiao_AAA, whole genome shotgun sequence, one genomic interval encodes:
- the LOC135585656 gene encoding uncharacterized protein At4g06598-like isoform X1 → MLCSISPVWVCNKLMANMRAAANMRSSAPGGKQSFLPPRCPLPTVSPSYGDYGSIGPRGIPRPKDGQRHQRTSSESFLIEEQPLWLDDLLNEPETPVRRGAHRRSTSDSFAYLDGVSLSNVGSVGQEQQSFPALSPWMSQELNHHKDVGHFSYYPEANSSGRPQLKVWESAADVVSYPGSTLLANNKTIHPQPSCVQTESDGLNPDVVEKNEHLDGAQDKKGPFEIKEDSHSKQTEMDSKRVKQQYAQRSRVRKLQYIAELEKHVQALQAKGLEVFAELEFLDQQNLILNLENKALKQRLDSLAQEKLIKRLQQETLEREIARLRTLYQQQQQQQRFQEQPHPTHARRSSRDLDSQFANLSLKPKDKTSGCESVTGPLRF, encoded by the exons ATGCTTTGTTCAATCTCACCAGTTTGGGTCTGTAATAAGTTGATGGCGAATATGAGAGCTGCTGCTAACATGAGGAGCTCAGCGCCCGGTGGGAAACAGTCGTTTCTTCCTCCAAGATGCCCTCTTCCAACCGTATCCCCATCCTACGGTGACTATGGATCTATAGGACCCAGAGGCATCCCAAGACCAAAAGATGGTCAGAGACACCAGCGTACTTCCTCTGAGAGCTTTCTCATTGAGGAGCAACCTCTGTGGCTCGATGACTTGCTTAATGAACCAGAGACGCCGGTGAGGAGAGGAGCTCATCGTCGTTCAACAAGCGACTCTTTTGCATACTTGGACGGAGTCAGTTTGTCCAACGTTGGTAGTGTAGGTCAGGAGCAACAGAGCTTTCCAGCACTATCTCCTTGGATGTCGCAGGAACTCAATCACCATAAAGATGTAGGACATTTTTCTTATTATCCAGAGGCAAATTCATCTGGAAGGCCTCAACTCAAAGTATGGGAATCGGCCGCGGATGTTGTCAGCTACCCTGGCAGCACTCTCTTGGCAAACAACAAGACGATTCATCCCCAGCCATCCTGTGTTCAGACAGAATCTGATGGATTAAACCCAGATGTTGTTGAAAAGAATGAGCACCTAGATGGTGCCCAGGATAAAAAGGGTCCCTTTGAAATTAAGGAAGACTCTCATTCTAAGCAGACAGAGATGGATTCAAAGCGAGTTAAACA GCAATATGCTCAGCGCTCCCGTGTCCGGAAACTGCAATATATTGCTGAGCTCGAGAAACACGTCCAGGCCTTACAGGCAA AGGGACTAGAAGTTTTTGCTGAGCTGGAATTTCTGGATCAGCAAAATCTTATTCTAAATTTGGAGAATAAAGCCTTGAAGCAACGACTGGACAGTCTGGCTCAGGAGAAACTTATAAAACGCC TTCAACAGGAGACGCTAGAACGAGAAATAGCTCGTCTTCGAACACTGTAtcagcaacaacagcagcagcagcgattcCAAGAACAGCCTCACCCTACCCATGCTCGTCGTAGCAGCAGAGACCTAGATTCACAATTTGCCAATCTATCTTTGAAGCCCAAGGACAAAACTTCTGGGTGTGAATCTGTCACTGGTCCTCTACGCTTTTAG
- the LOC135585656 gene encoding uncharacterized protein At4g06598-like isoform X2 yields MANMRAAANMRSSAPGGKQSFLPPRCPLPTVSPSYGDYGSIGPRGIPRPKDGQRHQRTSSESFLIEEQPLWLDDLLNEPETPVRRGAHRRSTSDSFAYLDGVSLSNVGSVGQEQQSFPALSPWMSQELNHHKDVGHFSYYPEANSSGRPQLKVWESAADVVSYPGSTLLANNKTIHPQPSCVQTESDGLNPDVVEKNEHLDGAQDKKGPFEIKEDSHSKQTEMDSKRVKQQYAQRSRVRKLQYIAELEKHVQALQAKGLEVFAELEFLDQQNLILNLENKALKQRLDSLAQEKLIKRLQQETLEREIARLRTLYQQQQQQQRFQEQPHPTHARRSSRDLDSQFANLSLKPKDKTSGCESVTGPLRF; encoded by the exons ATGGCGAATATGAGAGCTGCTGCTAACATGAGGAGCTCAGCGCCCGGTGGGAAACAGTCGTTTCTTCCTCCAAGATGCCCTCTTCCAACCGTATCCCCATCCTACGGTGACTATGGATCTATAGGACCCAGAGGCATCCCAAGACCAAAAGATGGTCAGAGACACCAGCGTACTTCCTCTGAGAGCTTTCTCATTGAGGAGCAACCTCTGTGGCTCGATGACTTGCTTAATGAACCAGAGACGCCGGTGAGGAGAGGAGCTCATCGTCGTTCAACAAGCGACTCTTTTGCATACTTGGACGGAGTCAGTTTGTCCAACGTTGGTAGTGTAGGTCAGGAGCAACAGAGCTTTCCAGCACTATCTCCTTGGATGTCGCAGGAACTCAATCACCATAAAGATGTAGGACATTTTTCTTATTATCCAGAGGCAAATTCATCTGGAAGGCCTCAACTCAAAGTATGGGAATCGGCCGCGGATGTTGTCAGCTACCCTGGCAGCACTCTCTTGGCAAACAACAAGACGATTCATCCCCAGCCATCCTGTGTTCAGACAGAATCTGATGGATTAAACCCAGATGTTGTTGAAAAGAATGAGCACCTAGATGGTGCCCAGGATAAAAAGGGTCCCTTTGAAATTAAGGAAGACTCTCATTCTAAGCAGACAGAGATGGATTCAAAGCGAGTTAAACA GCAATATGCTCAGCGCTCCCGTGTCCGGAAACTGCAATATATTGCTGAGCTCGAGAAACACGTCCAGGCCTTACAGGCAA AGGGACTAGAAGTTTTTGCTGAGCTGGAATTTCTGGATCAGCAAAATCTTATTCTAAATTTGGAGAATAAAGCCTTGAAGCAACGACTGGACAGTCTGGCTCAGGAGAAACTTATAAAACGCC TTCAACAGGAGACGCTAGAACGAGAAATAGCTCGTCTTCGAACACTGTAtcagcaacaacagcagcagcagcgattcCAAGAACAGCCTCACCCTACCCATGCTCGTCGTAGCAGCAGAGACCTAGATTCACAATTTGCCAATCTATCTTTGAAGCCCAAGGACAAAACTTCTGGGTGTGAATCTGTCACTGGTCCTCTACGCTTTTAG